A single window of Populus nigra chromosome 17, ddPopNigr1.1, whole genome shotgun sequence DNA harbors:
- the LOC133676448 gene encoding cell division cycle protein 48 homolog: MSNQAESSDSKGTKRDFSTAILERKKALNRLVVDEAINDDNSVVSLHPETMEKLQLFRGDTILIKGKKRKDTICIALADDSCDEPKIRMNKVVRSNLRVRLGDVVSVHQCPDVKYGKRVHILPIDDTIEGVTGNLFDAYLKPYFLEAYRPVRKGDLFLVRGGMRSVEFKVIETDPPEYCVVAPDTEIFCEGEPVRREDEDRLDEVGYDDVGGVRKQMAQIRELVELPLRHPQLFKSIGVKPPKGILLYGPPGSGKTLIARAVANETGAFFFCINGPEIMSKLAGESESNLRKAFEEAEKNAPSIIFIDEIDSIAPKREKTNGEVERRIVSQLLTLMDGLKSRAHVIVMGATNRPNSIDPALRRFGRFDREIDIGVPDEVGRLEVLRIHTKNMKLAEDVDLERIAKDTHGYVGADLAALCTEAALQCIREKMDVIDLEDETIDAEILNSMAVTDEHFKTALGISNPSALRETVVEVPNVSWEDIGGLENVKRELQETVQYPVEHPEKFEKFGMSPSKGVLFYGPPGCGKTLLAKAIANECQANFISVKGPELLTMWFGESEANVREIFDKARQSAPCVLFFDELDSIATQRGSSVGDAGGAADRVLNQLLTEMDGMTAKKTVFIIGATNRPDIIDPALLRPGRLDQLIYIPLPDEESRFQIFKSCLRKSPVSKDVDLRALAKYTQGFSGADITEICQRACKYAIRENIEKDIEKERRQKENPEAMEEDVEDEVAEIKAAHFEESMKYARRSVSDADIRKYQAFAQTLQQSRGFGTEFRFAEASAGSDPFAASAGGADEDDLYS, from the exons ATGTCTAACCAAGCTGAATCCTCTGACTC TAAAGGAACAAAGAGGGATTTTAGTACCGCGATTTTGGAGAGAAAGAAGGCTTTGAATCGGCTTGTTGTTGATGAGGCTATTAATGATGATAACTCTGTCGTTTCCCTTCATCCTGAGACTATGGAGAAGCTCCAGCTCTTTCGGGGTGACACCATCTTAATCAAG ggaaagaaaaggaaagatacTATTTGCATTGCCCTTGCTGATGACTCATGCGATGAACCAAAGATCAGGATGAACAAGGTTGTGAGGTCAAACCTGAGGGTTAGGCTTGGAGACGTGGTATCTGTACACCAGTGTCCTGATGTCAAGTATGGAAAACGCGTGCATATCTTGCCCATTGATGACACAATTGAAGGGGTCACTGGAAATCTCTTTGATGCATACTTGAAGC CTTATTTCTTGGAAGCATATCGCCCAGTGAGGAAGGGTGACCTCTTCCTTGTACGAGGGGGAATGAGAAGTGTGGAATTCAAAGTTATTGAAACTGACCCTCCGGAGTACTGTGTGGTTGCTCCAGACACTGAGATCTTCTGTGAGGGAGAGCCCGTGAGAAGAGAGGATGAGGATAGATTGGATGAAGTTGGTTATGATGATGTTGGTGGTGTTAGAAAACAAATGGCTCAGATTCGGGAGTTAGTGGAGCTTCCTTTGAGACACCCACAACTATTCAAATCAATTGGTGTTAAACCACCAAAAGGAATTCTGCTGTATGGACCTCCTGGTTCTGGGAAGACTCTAATTGCCCGAGCTGTTGCAAATGAAACTGGTGCTTTTTTCTTCTGTATTAATGGACCTGAAATTATGTCAAAGTTGGCTGGAGAGAGTGAAAGTAATCTCAGAAAAGCATTTGAGGAAGCAGAGAAAAATGCACCttcaattatatttattgacgAAATAGATTCAATTGCCCCCAAGCGAGAGAAAACAAATGGAGAGGTTGAGAGGAGAATTGTTTCCCAACTTTTGACACTCATGGATGGACTAAAATCCCGTGCACATGTTATTGTCATGGGGGCTACAAATCGGCCTAATAGCATTGACCCTGCTCTGAGGAGGTTTGGGAGATTTGATAGGGAAATTGATATTGGTGTTCCAGATGAAGTTGGGCGCCTTGAGGTTCTTCGTATTCATACTAAGAACATGAAGCTTGCTGAGGAT GTTGATTTGGAAAGAATAGCCAAGGATACCCATGGTTATGTTGGTGCTGACTTAGCAGCTCTTTGCACCGAGGCTGCGCTTCAATGCATCAGAGAAAAGATGGACGTGATTGACTTGGAAGATGAGACAATAGATGCTGAAATACTCAACTCAATGGCAGTGACTGACGAACACTTCAAGACTGCTCTTGGAATAAGCAACCCATCTGCATTGCGTGAAACA GTTGTTGAAGTTCCTAATGTTAGTTGGGAAGATATTGGTGGTCTTGAAAATGTTAAGAGGGAGCTCCAGGAG ACTGTTCAATATCCAGTGGAGCACCCTGAGAAATTTGAGAAGTTTGGAATGTCACCATCAAAGGGAGTTCTGTTCTATGGCCCTCCAGGATGTGGGAAAACCCTTCTGGCTAAAGCTATTGCCAATGAATGCCAGGCAAACTTCATTAGTGTCAAGGGTCCTGAATTGCTTACAATGTGGTTTGGTGAGAGTGAGGCCAACGTACGAGAAATTTTTGACAAAGCTCGCCAATCTGCTCCTTGTGTCTTGTTCTTTGATGAACTTGACTCAATTGCAACTCAG AGAGGAAGCAGTGTAGGAGATGCTGGGGGTGCTGCTGATAGAGTTTTGAACCAGCTGCTGACGGAGATGGATGGCATGACTGCAAAGAAAACTGTTTTCATAATTGGGGCCACAAACAGACCCGACATCATAGACCCTGCCCTATTGCGTCCTGGGCGTCTTGATCAGTTGATCTATATCCCTCTTCCTGATGAGGAGTCACGCTTTCAAATATTCAAATCTTGCTTGAGGAAATCACCAGTCTCCAAAGATGTTGACCTCAGAGCACTTGCCAAGTACACACAGGGTTTCAGTGGTGCTGATATTACAGAAATATGCCAGCGTGCTTGCAAATATGCCATAAGAGAGAACATTGAGAAA GATATTGAGAAGGAGAGGAGGCAAAAAGAGAACCCTGAGGCTATGGAGGAAGATGTTGAGGATGAGGTGGCAGAGATCAAGGCAGCACATTTTGAGGAATCCATGAAATATGCCCGTCGGAGTGTTAGTGATGCTGACATCCGGAAGTATCAGGCATTTGCTCAAACACTGCAACAGTCAAGAGGGTTTGGAACTGAATTCAGGTTTGCTGAAGCTAGTGCTGGGTCCGATCCGTTTGCAGCTTCTGCTGGCGGAGCTGATGAAGATGACCTTTACAGTTAA
- the LOC133677204 gene encoding protein SMALL AUXIN UP-REGULATED RNA 12-like, producing the protein MKNTKRNFLVASLSKWRKTGSKVMPCCEYQYWGLWPSTHEGKSIPRDVPKGHLVVYVGENNKRFVIKITLLKHPLFKALLDQAQDEYDFTAGSKLCIPCDENIFLDVVRCAGSPRDRKMCLCL; encoded by the coding sequence ATGAAGAATACTAAGAGGAACTTTCTTGTGGCATCCCTTAGCAAATGGAGAAAGACGGGAAGTAAAGTCATGCCTTGCTGCGAGTACCAATATTGGGGTTTGTGGCCTTCCACGCATGAAGGGAAGTCGATTCCAAGAGATGTCCCAAAGGGTCATTTAGTGGTCTATGTAGGCGAGAACAATAAGCGGTTTGTAATCAAGATTACCTTACTCAAGCATCCACTCTTCAAGGCACTGCTGGATCAAGCTCAGGATGAATATGATTTCACTGCTGGCTCCAAACTATGCATTCCTTGCGATGAGAACATTTTCCTTGATGTTGTTCGCTGTGCTGGCTCCCCACGGGATCGAAAGATGTGTTTGTGTCTTTAA
- the LOC133676500 gene encoding uncharacterized protein LOC133676500: protein MTDQSSRLSITNLRTASKLIKQAASTFSSNLFTLLFLSLLLFSFRTFFENGAHVFSSFIDRDPSLKSLLSRLDLAGRHHHRIHHPLPRRHRPFLHLTRVGTLDDDFFSADEESDSPLFPKFPPNRSFVILHNFDPEFGFSDAVIDNGIKVPEIVRSGIQFKAAEEIHSYVDNTNHDNDEDSERSREDFSKENGEEKIVDLQFLVKGLELGRRDAAALFFLVSFLSAAYGWVILGFTAIYSWVLGIVFVVVVNDLLGRYGSFIGVVWDGSRLGSKRLAGFILMRWAVRDALTQLVGLWFFGEIEDQYSFFKLFIRLKLMPFSIMLPWINGFEKEISRFLVIWMLLDLVVGFIFAVDAWVTVVDTRRTGREILKEGCYLISTMFNQALQIKCYEEILCGSAARWVFSRVFGKFLATLLQSTFEVYFMVAWLIFYFVARCKEADSDGRRFGRRELEGLIDGLR, encoded by the coding sequence atgaccgATCAGTCGTCCCGTCTGAGCATCACCAACCTTCGGACAGCCTCGAAGCTAATCAAACAGGCTGCCTCAACCTTCTCCTCCAATCTCTTCACCTTACTCTTCCTCTCTTTGTTGCTTTTCTCTTTCCGTACATTCTTCGAAAATGGGGCCCACGTCTTCTCTTCTTTCATCGACCGCGACCCTTCTCTCAAATCACTCCTCTCCCGTCTCGACCTTGCCGGCCGCCACCACCACCGCATTCACCATCCCCTCCCTCGCCGTCACCGTCCCTTCCTCCACCTTACTCGTGTCGGTACCCtagatgatgatttcttttctgCTGATGAAGAATCTGATTCCCCCCTCTTCCCAAAGTTCCCTCCCAATAGGAGTTTCGTGATTCTCCACAACTTCGATCCCGAATTCGGATTTTCCGATGCCGTCATCGATAACGGGATTAAAGTCCCGGAAATTGTCCGGTCCGGTATTCAGTTCAAGGCTGCGGAAGAAATTCATTCGTATGTTGATAATACAAATCATGATAACGATGAGGATAGTGAAAGAAGCCGCGAAGATTTTAGTAAAGAGAATGGAGAGGAGAAGATAGTGGATTTGCAGTTTCTAGTGAAGGGGTTGGAATTGGGGAGACGCGACGCAGCTGCCTTGTTTTTTCTAGTAAGTTTTCTATCTGCTGCTTATGGTTGGGTCATTTTAGGATTTACTGCAATATATTCGTGGGTTTTAggtattgtttttgttgttgttgttaatgatTTGTTAGGGAGGTATGGTTCGTTTATTGGGGTTGTTTGGGATGGGTCTAGATTAGGGAGTAAGAGATTAGCTGGGTTTATTTTGATGAGGTGGGCAGTGAGGGATGCTTTGACTCAGTTGGTGGGCTTGTGGTTTTTTGGTGAAATTGAGGATCAGTATTCATTTTTTAAGCTTTTCATCAGGTTGAAGTTGATGCCGTTTTCGATTATGTTACCATGGATTAATGGGTTTGAGAAGGAGATTTCGAGGTTTTTGGTTATTTGGATGTTGTTGGATTTGGTCGTGGGGTTTATATTTGCTGTGGATGCTTGGGTTACAGTTGTGGATACAAGAAGAACTGGGAGAGAAATTTTGAAAGAAGGCTGTTATTTGATATCCACTATGTTTAATCAGGCATTACAGATTAAATGTTACGAGGAAATACTTTGTGGGTCAGCTGCGAGATGGGTTTTTTCTCGGGTTTTTGGGAAGTTTTTGGCCACCCTTTTGCAGTCAACATTTGAGGTTTACTTTATGGTGGCTTGGCTCATTTTTTACTTCGTGGCGAGGTGTAAGGAAGCTGATTCTGATGGAAGGAGGTTTGGGAGGAGAGAATTAGAGGGGTTGATTGATGGCTTAAGATGA